The DNA window GGAACCGCGCGAAGAAGCCCGGCGGCGGCTGCTCGTGGCGTTTCAAGGCCAGCAGCTTCTGCAGTTTGTCGAAGTTCTCGGGTGCGGGATCCATATCCGGTTGCTTAACTCACTTCACGTAATCCGACAGCCACGCCTGCAGTTCCTGCCTCGCGTAAAACAGCCGCGAGCGCACCGTGCCGGGATTGCAGCCCATGATCTCGGCGATCTTGTCGTGCGGCATCCCCTGGATGTCATGCAGGGTCACCACGAGCCTGTGGTCTTCGGACAGCTTCATCAGGGCGGTGTTCAATTTTCCCTTCAACTCCGCCAGCACGGCTTCGCGGCGGGGGTGCCGGTTGGAGATCAACTCCACGAGCAACGGGTCGTTCTCGCCCGCGGCGTCCAGGTCGTTCAGGCTCATGTGGCGCTTGTTCTTGCGGGACTTCAGGAAGTTGATCGTCTTGTTGACCGCAATCCTGTAGAGCCACGTGAAGAAGCTCGAGTTGCCCTTGAATCCTTTCAGCGCCGACCACGCCTTCACGAATGTCTCCTGCGCGAGATCCGCGGCGTCCTCGTGGTTGGACGTCATGTGGTAGATCGTGCCGTAGATGCGCTCCTGATGGCGGCGGATCAACTCGTCGAACGCGTCGAGGTCGCCGCCGCGGGCGCGCTCGATGAGGGCGGGTTCATCGCCGGTTTCGCCGGGAAGTCGAGATGCCCCCTGTTCCTCCGAAGGCTTGTCGGTGCTTGCCGGGATCATGACGCTTCGCCGAGACCCCGGGTCACGGCTTCTTTCCCAACGCCTCGGTCGCCGAGGCGAGGAACTCCGTTAACATCACCAGCGCCACGCGGCTCTCGCTCAGGGACAGGGCGGACAGGTTCGCCTGCGCGTCCGCAAGAAACTGCCCGATCACCGCGCGCGACTCGGCAAGCGAGCCGTATTTCGCCAGCAACTCGAGCACGCGCGGCAAATAGTGCGGGCGCCACGTCATGATCCACTCCTTGAGTTGCTCGCGCTCTGCAGGCTCGGAGCGTTCGAGCACCACGAGCAACGGCAGCGTGAGCTTGCCGCTCGCGAGGTCCGTGCCCAACGACTTGCCTGCCTCGGCTTCCGAGCCGAACACATCGAGGCAGTCGTCATACACCTGATACGCGGTGCCCAGCGCGAGCCCGTAGTTGCGCATTGCCACCCGCTGCGCCTCGGGCACTGCATTGAGCCGCGCGCCGAGGTCGCAGGAGAGCGCGAAGAGCTCGCCCGTCTTCATCGCCACGACCTTGAAGTAA is part of the Verrucomicrobiota bacterium genome and encodes:
- a CDS encoding sigma-70 family RNA polymerase sigma factor, producing the protein MIPASTDKPSEEQGASRLPGETGDEPALIERARGGDLDAFDELIRRHQERIYGTIYHMTSNHEDAADLAQETFVKAWSALKGFKGNSSFFTWLYRIAVNKTINFLKSRKNKRHMSLNDLDAAGENDPLLVELISNRHPRREAVLAELKGKLNTALMKLSEDHRLVVTLHDIQGMPHDKIAEIMGCNPGTVRSRLFYARQELQAWLSDYVK